A stretch of Psychrilyobacter piezotolerans DNA encodes these proteins:
- a CDS encoding glycosyltransferase family 1 protein, producing the protein MSDKIKVLHVVGTMNMGGAETMLMNLYRNIDRKKIEFSFLQYVDNGSYYDDEIIKLGGKIIRLKPVRERGVLKAISDLKSVIEKEKYDVVHAHTLFNCGIAMIAAKRAGVKIRISHAHTSQETNFGLVKKIYYLFMNLMIKYATTKYVGVSEGAGKFLFGNSIVNSNKYSFLPNFIEYKTILNNSNRKSIRQELGVDKNEFVIGNVGRFIPLKNQKLIIEIAKKLKSNNEKIKVLLVGDGDERENLLALVRKYNLEKEVIFTGYRTDTDNLLGAMDIFIFPSLFEGFGMVGVEAQVAGLPCIVSSNLPKEIDLELGLIERVSLNDAVEKWVDAVTSKKDKRELDKRKIEKALVDVSFTKEKIIEEFYKLYEII; encoded by the coding sequence ATGAGTGATAAAATTAAAGTTTTACATGTTGTTGGAACAATGAATATGGGGGGAGCGGAAACAATGCTTATGAATTTATACAGGAATATAGATAGAAAAAAGATTGAATTTTCATTCCTTCAATATGTAGATAATGGATCCTATTATGATGATGAAATTATAAAACTTGGTGGGAAAATAATAAGATTAAAGCCAGTTCGAGAAAGAGGGGTATTAAAAGCTATATCAGATTTAAAGAGTGTTATTGAAAAAGAAAAATATGATGTTGTTCATGCACATACATTATTTAATTGTGGAATAGCAATGATCGCAGCTAAGAGAGCAGGAGTAAAGATAAGAATCTCACATGCTCATACAAGTCAAGAAACTAACTTTGGATTGGTAAAAAAAATATATTATTTATTTATGAATTTGATGATAAAATATGCAACTACAAAATATGTCGGTGTTAGTGAAGGAGCGGGTAAATTTTTGTTTGGAAACTCTATTGTTAATTCCAATAAATATAGTTTTTTACCTAATTTTATTGAATATAAAACTATATTAAATAATTCTAATAGAAAATCAATAAGACAGGAATTAGGTGTTGATAAAAATGAATTTGTTATTGGAAATGTAGGCAGATTTATTCCTCTAAAAAATCAGAAACTTATAATAGAGATTGCAAAGAAATTAAAATCCAATAATGAAAAAATTAAAGTCTTGTTAGTTGGTGATGGAGATGAAAGAGAAAACTTATTAGCTTTAGTTAGAAAATATAATTTAGAAAAAGAAGTTATTTTTACAGGATATCGAACAGACACGGATAATTTGTTGGGTGCTATGGATATATTTATTTTTCCATCATTATTTGAAGGCTTTGGGATGGTTGGGGTTGAAGCACAAGTTGCTGGATTACCTTGCATTGTTTCGAGCAACCTTCCAAAAGAAATTGATTTAGAATTGGGATTGATAGAAAGAGTAAGTTTAAACGATGCTGTTGAAAAATGGGTTGATGCAGTAACGAGTAAAAAAGATAAAAGAGAATTGGATAAAAGAAAAATAGAAAAAGCTCTAGTTGACGTAAGTTTTACAAAAGAAAAGATAATAGAAGAATTTTATAAATTATACGAAATTATTTAA
- a CDS encoding glycosyltransferase codes for MNKILISSFDMQVGGVERSLISMLNNFDYNNNEVDLILYSHTGDFMELLPSTPNLLPEIKKYKTFRQGIGKVIKEGNIGIGLGRLIAKKKGIKNQRKNKTNNEDYSQMQYMWKYTLPYLPKIEKKYDVAISYLWPHYFVAEKVNAKTKIAWIHTDYSNIRTDIELDLDMWNKFNYIVSISDSVTTSFLVKYPSLKDKIILIENITSPEFIQKMSEEELEEDVFKENFNLLSVARLSHAKGIDNGVRALKILHDRGYKDIKWYVIGYGGDEEMIKSLIKENQLEDSFIVLGKKINPYPYMKKCDIYVQPSRYEGKAVTVTEAQILGKPIVVTNYPTAKSQVKDGIDGYITEMGSEGIADGIEKLYLGKELREKLAENCRDTDYGNNEELEKLYNII; via the coding sequence ATGAATAAAATATTGATTTCGTCTTTCGATATGCAAGTAGGAGGGGTAGAACGAAGTCTAATTAGTATGTTAAACAACTTTGATTATAATAATAACGAGGTTGATCTCATACTCTATAGTCATACAGGGGATTTTATGGAGCTTTTACCGAGTACCCCAAATCTTCTCCCTGAGATAAAAAAATATAAAACATTTAGGCAAGGGATAGGGAAGGTGATAAAGGAAGGAAATATTGGAATAGGGCTGGGAAGATTAATAGCAAAGAAAAAGGGGATAAAAAATCAAAGAAAAAATAAAACTAATAATGAGGATTACTCACAGATGCAATATATGTGGAAATATACTCTTCCATACCTACCTAAGATAGAAAAAAAATACGATGTAGCAATCAGCTATCTTTGGCCGCATTATTTTGTAGCTGAAAAGGTAAATGCTAAAACAAAGATAGCTTGGATACATACAGATTATTCCAATATAAGGACAGATATAGAGTTGGATCTAGATATGTGGAATAAATTTAATTATATAGTTTCTATATCGGATTCTGTGACAACTTCTTTTTTAGTCAAGTATCCATCTTTAAAAGATAAAATTATTCTGATAGAAAATATAACATCACCTGAATTTATACAAAAAATGTCTGAAGAAGAGTTAGAAGAAGACGTATTCAAGGAAAACTTCAATTTACTTTCTGTGGCAAGGTTATCCCATGCAAAGGGAATAGATAACGGAGTAAGGGCTTTAAAGATACTCCATGACAGAGGTTATAAAGATATTAAGTGGTACGTCATAGGATACGGTGGGGATGAAGAGATGATAAAAAGCCTAATAAAAGAAAATCAACTGGAAGACAGCTTTATAGTATTGGGTAAAAAGATAAATCCCTATCCATATATGAAAAAATGTGATATTTATGTACAGCCTTCAAGATATGAAGGGAAAGCTGTAACCGTAACAGAGGCACAGATCCTGGGAAAACCCATTGTTGTAACAAACTACCCTACTGCGAAAAGTCAGGTGAAAGATGGTATAGATGGCTATATTACAGAGATGGGATCTGAAGGGATAGCCGATGGAATAGAAAAACTTTATCTGGGCAAAGAATTAAGAGAAAAATTAGCGGAAAACTGCAGGGATACGGACTATGGAAATAATGAAGAGTTAGAAAAACTATATAATATAATTTAG
- a CDS encoding polysaccharide pyruvyl transferase family protein: MKMISVLDTSVCTRNVGDEIIMECVKSQLRDIFPRTMFLKVPTHERVTKISSIKMRETEIGFVGGTNLLAFNMCYPINQWNIHLWNIKNFSNNDIVLMGVGSQNYGDKINWYTKLLYKKVLTPKYLHSVRDSYTENMLKKMGINNVINTGCPTLWSLTEKHCENIPTRKSKNVICTFTDYRKDIDKDKELAEILFKNYENVYCWIQGSNDFDYIKSISDKFILVDPHLEEYDRILESDIDLDYVGTRLHAGIRAMQKGRRTIILSIDNRAREMGKDYNMNVLDRTDIDKLEKYIHSEFKTNIKLNIDNINMWKNQFNKKE, translated from the coding sequence ATGAAGATGATATCAGTGTTAGATACAAGTGTATGTACAAGAAATGTGGGAGATGAAATAATTATGGAGTGTGTAAAATCACAACTTAGAGATATTTTTCCTAGAACAATGTTTTTAAAAGTTCCAACTCATGAGAGGGTTACAAAAATAAGCTCTATTAAGATGAGGGAGACAGAAATAGGATTTGTAGGAGGTACAAATTTATTAGCATTTAATATGTGCTATCCAATAAATCAATGGAATATACATCTATGGAATATTAAAAATTTTAGTAATAATGATATAGTATTGATGGGAGTAGGTAGTCAAAATTATGGAGATAAAATCAATTGGTATACCAAATTGCTATATAAAAAAGTACTAACACCTAAATATTTACACTCTGTAAGAGATAGTTATACAGAAAATATGCTTAAAAAAATGGGTATAAATAATGTAATTAATACAGGGTGTCCTACTTTATGGTCATTAACTGAAAAACATTGTGAAAATATACCTACTAGAAAATCCAAAAATGTAATATGTACTTTTACTGATTACAGGAAAGATATCGATAAAGATAAGGAATTAGCAGAAATATTATTTAAAAATTACGAAAATGTATATTGTTGGATACAAGGATCGAATGATTTTGATTATATAAAATCTATCTCAGATAAATTTATATTAGTTGATCCCCATTTGGAAGAGTATGATAGGATATTAGAATCGGATATAGATTTAGACTATGTTGGAACTAGACTACATGCAGGTATTAGAGCTATGCAAAAAGGAAGAAGAACTATAATACTATCTATTGACAATAGAGCAAGAGAGATGGGGAAAGATTATAATATGAATGTTTTAGATAGAACGGACATAGATAAATTAGAAAAATATATACATAGTGAATTTAAAACTAATATAAAATTAAACATAGATAATATAAACATGTGGAAAAACCAATTTAATAAGAAGGAGTGA